CCCGGCGACCTGCGCCGCCCCGGGCACGTGAACCCGCTGCGCGCGCGCCCCGGCGGCGTGCTGCAGCGCGTGGGACACACCGAGGCCGCCGTCGACCTCGCGCGCCTCGCCGGGCTCACGCCCGCTGGCGTGATCTGCGAGCTCCTCCTCGCCGACGGCTCGCCGGCGCGCCGGCCGCAGCTCGAGGAGTTCGCCGAGAAGCACGGCATCACGTTCATCACCGTCGCGCAGCTCGTCTCGTACCGGCTCGCGCACGAGCGGCTCGTGCACCGCGTCGCCGACGCGCGGCTCCCCACCGAGTTCGGCGAGTGGCGCATCATCGGCTACCGCAACGACGTCGACGATCACGAGCACGTCGCGCTCGTGCACGGCGAGATCGGTGACGGCGAGAACGTGCTCGTGCGCATGCACTCGAAGTGTCTCACCGGCGACGTGTTCCACTCGTCGCGCTGCGACTGCGGCTGGCAGCTCCACACGGCGATGGAGATGATCGCCGCCGAGGGGCGTGGCGTGATCGTGTATCTCGACCAGGAAGGCCGCGGCATCGGTCTGCTGAACAAGCTGAAGGCCTACGAGCTCCAGGACAGCGGCGCCGACACGGTCGAGGCGAACGAGCGGCTCGGCTTCAAGCCGGACCTGCGCAACTACGGCATCGGCGCACAGATCCTGCTCGACCTCGGGCTCAAGTCCATCCGCGTCATGACGAACAACCCGCGCAAGCTCGTCGGCCTCGAGGGCTACGGGCTGCGCGTCGCCGAGGGCGGCGTGCGCATCCAGGCACCGGCGAACAGCGAGAACGCGGGCTACCTCGCCACCAAGCGCGCGAAGCTCGGACACCTTCTCGCGTCGTGACCGTCAATCGGGACTCGGGACTCGGGACTCGGGACTCGGGACTCGGGACTCGGGGCGGTGTGCTCGCTGCGCTCGCTTTCATGAAGGCACGAGCGGAGCGAGTGCCATCCGACCCGAGTCCCGAGTCCCGAGTCCCGAGTCCCCGAGTCCCGACTCATGCGCCGCACGCTTCCTGTAATCCAAGAAGAGCAAGACATGCCCGAGTTCGTCGGCACGCCTAACGCCAGCGGACGCCGCTTCGTCGTCGTCGCCAGCCGGTTCAACGAGTCCGTCACGCGTCCGCTCGCCGAGGGCGCCGTCGATGCGTTCACGCGCCACGGCGCGGCGTTCGACGACGTCGACGTCGTGTGGGTGCCCGGTGCGTGGGAGCTGCCCGCCGCGGTGCGCAAGGTGCTCGCGAGCGACCGCTACGCAGCCGTCGTCGCCGTCGGTGCGGTCGTCCGCGGCGAGACGCCACACTTCGATTACGTCGCCGGCGAGGCCGCGCGCGGGCTCGCCGACGCGAGCGCGGAGTTCGACGTCCCCGTCGCGCTCGGCCTGCTCACCACCGACACGATGGAGCAGGCCGAGGCGCGCGCCGGCGGCGCGCACGGCAACAAGGGGTGGGACGCCGCGATGGCCGCGATGGAGATGGCCGATCTGTTCGACCTGCTCGATTCGGCCGCCGATGCGGAGTCGGATCTCGAGGGCGGGGACGGGGAGGACGACGATGCCGAAAGGTGAGCGCCTCGAGAGCCGCGCTCGCGCGCGTGCGCTGCAGGCGCTGTATGCGTGGGACGTGCGCGGCGCCGAGGGGCTCGAGCTGGTCGCGACGCGCGTGTGGGACGACCTCGCCGTCGGTCCCGAGGAACGGCGGCTCGCCGGGTTCATCGTGCGCGAGATGATCCAGCACGGCGAGGAGATCGACCGCGAGCTCGGCGACGTCACCACGAACTGGCGGCTCGAGCGACTCGGTGCGATCGAGCGCACTGTGCTGCGTCTCGCCGCCGCGGAGCTGCGTCGCGGCGAGACGCCGCCGAAGGTCGTCATCCAGGAAGCCGTGCGGCTCGCCGAGCGATACGGCAGCGAGCAGAGCGCGCGCTTCGTGAACGGTGTCGTCGACGCGCTGGCCCGACGCCTGGGACGCCTGTGAGAGGCAGCACACGCTCGACGCTCCACGCTCCACGCTCCACGCTCGGGCGGCCCGAGCGTGGAGCGTGGAGCGTGGAGCGTGGAGGGCGGTCGTGAAGATCCTGCTGGTCAATTGGCAGGACCGCGAGAACCCGCAGGCCGGCGGCGCCGAGATCCACCTGCACGAGATCTTCGGCCGGCTCGCGCGCGGCGGCCACGACGTGACGCTGCTCTGCGGCGGATGGCCCGGCTGCGCGCCACGCGCCGAGATCGACGGCATCGACGTGCACCGCGTCGGCACGCGCCACACGTTCCCGTTCCTCGCGCGCGGCTACTGGCGTCGCGCGTTCGCGCGCGCGCCGTTCGACGTCCTCGTCGAGGACATCAACAAGGTGCCGCTGCTCACGCCGCGGTGGGGCGCGCGTCGCGTCGTCGCGCTCGTGCCGCATCTGTTCGGTGGCACCGTGTTCCAGGAGGCGCCGCTGCCGCTCGCCGCCGCGGTGTGGCTCGCCGAGCGTCCGCTGCCGCTCGTGTATCGCAACACCGCGTTCCACGCCATCAGCGAGAGCACGGCCGACGATCTCGTGCGGCGCGGCATCCGGCGAGAGCTCATCCGCGTCATCTACCCGGGGATCGACGCCGGGCACTACACGCCCGACCCCGCCGTGCGCTCGCCCGCGCCATTGTTCGCGTACCTCGGTCGCCTGAAGAAGTACAAGGGTGTCGACCTCGTCATCCGCGCGTTTGCCCAGGTCCGGCACCCCGACGCCCGGCTCGCGATCGCCGGGACGGGCGACTTCCGGGCGGAGCTGGAGCGGCTCGCCGCGTCGCTTGCGCTCTCCGATCGCGTGCAGTTTCTTGGGTTCATCAGCGAGGCCGAGAAGGTGGACCTGTTGCGTCGCGCGTGGTCGCTCGCGTTCGCATCCCCCAAGGAGGGCTGGGGCATCACCAACCTCGAAGCCGCGGCGTGCGGGACACCCGTCGTCGCGTCGGATTCACCCGGTCTCCGGGAAAGTGTCCGCGATGGGGAGACCGGGTTTCTCGTGCCCCACGGCGATGTCGCCGCCATGGGCGCACGCCTGCAGCGGCTGGCCGATTCCCCCGACCTCGTGCGCGCGTTGGGCGCGAGTGGTCGGCGCTTCGCGGAGACGTTCACGTGGGAGCGCGCGGCCGCGGAGACGGCCGCGCATCTCGCCGCAGTCGCGGGCGACTGAGGCCCGCAGGAGGCACTCTTGGTGCACATCGTCTTCCACGCCCACCATGCCGACGTCACGGAGGCGCTGCAGCAGCGCGCGGAGCAGGCGGTCCGCAAGCTCGCCACGCGCCTTCGCGGCACCACCGACGCGTCGATCCGCTTCGTCACCGAGCGGTCGGTGCACAAGGTCGAGATCATGCTGCGTGTCGCGCGGCGCAAGCCGCTCGTCGCCGAGGGGGTCGCGCCGAAGTACGAGGGCGCGCTCGCCGCGGCGCTCGAGCGGCTGAACGCGCACGTCGCGCATGTGCGCGCCGAGCGCGCGCGCAAGCGACAGGTGGGCGCGGCGCCCGCCGCGCCGGCGATCGCGTCGGAGGCGAGCGAGCCGGAAGACGAGTTCACCGACGTGCTGCTCGATCGGGCCGCGTCGGCACGGCGCGCCGCCGCCTCGTGAACGCACGACTGACCGTCGGGCAGCTGCTCGAGCGCATGCGCGACACGCTGCTGCTCGAGCCGATCGGGGCCGCCATCGGCTTCGATCGCCCGGTGACGAGCCACGAGGCCTCGAGCCCGGGGCTCGTCCTCTCGGGGTACTTCAATCGCTTCCCGCACGAGCGCATCCAAGTCTTCGGCGAGACCGAGATCACGTATCTGCGCACGCTCGATCCGCACCTGCGCCGTCGCACGCTGAAGGCGTACTTCGGCTACGACATCCCGTGCGCGTTCGTGACGAAGTCGCTCGATCCGCCGGAGCCGTTCCTGGAGTTCGCGGCCGAGGCGGGGATCCCGGTGATCCGCTCGCGCCTCAAGACCGCGGAGTTCTACCGTCTCATCAAGCCGTTCCTCGCCGAAGCGTTCGCGCCGACCGTGACGCTGCACGGATCGCTGTCGGACGTCTTCGGCGTGGGGCTGTTCTTCACGGGGCAGAGCGGCATCGGCAAGAGCGAGTGCGTGCTCGATCTCGTGGAGCGCGGCCATCGCCTCGTCGCCGACGATCTGGTGATCGTGAACCGGCGCGGCAACGACGTGCTGATCGGCCGCGGCCACGAGCTGCAGCGGCACTACATGGAGATCCGCGGCATCGGTCTCATCGACATCCCCGCGATCTTCGGCATCCGCGCCGTTAGGCAGCAGAAGCGCCTCGAGGTCGTCGTCCATCTCGAGGAGTGGAACCAGGACGCGCTCGTCGAGCGCACGGGGCTCGAGGGCGAGACGCACACCATCCTCGGCGTCGAGCTGCCGAAGATCCGCGTGCCGCTGAACCCCGGGAAGAACATCACGGTGATCGCGGAAGTCATCGCGATGAACCACCTCCTCCGTTACAGCGGCCACAATCCCGCCGAGGCCTTCAACCGCCGCCTGATCGATCGCATGCGGCAGGCGTCGGCGAACGGCGGGCTGCTCGCGCCGGAGGGGCCGAGCCCTTCCGGCGCCGCCGGCGCCGCGCCGGCGGACGTGCGACGCTATCTCCAGGAAGATGACGAGTGACACCCCCCCCGCGCCGACGACG
This DNA window, taken from Gemmatirosa kalamazoonensis, encodes the following:
- a CDS encoding bifunctional 3,4-dihydroxy-2-butanone-4-phosphate synthase/GTP cyclohydrolase II; translated protein: MPFGTVEQAIEDIRAGKFVLVADDEDRENEGDLICAAELITPEKVNFMLEAKGWICLALTPERCEELELGPMSRGNTEAMKTAFTVTIDASGRFGVTTGISAQDRATTIRVAVDPATSPGDLRRPGHVNPLRARPGGVLQRVGHTEAAVDLARLAGLTPAGVICELLLADGSPARRPQLEEFAEKHGITFITVAQLVSYRLAHERLVHRVADARLPTEFGEWRIIGYRNDVDDHEHVALVHGEIGDGENVLVRMHSKCLTGDVFHSSRCDCGWQLHTAMEMIAAEGRGVIVYLDQEGRGIGLLNKLKAYELQDSGADTVEANERLGFKPDLRNYGIGAQILLDLGLKSIRVMTNNPRKLVGLEGYGLRVAEGGVRIQAPANSENAGYLATKRAKLGHLLAS
- the ribH gene encoding 6,7-dimethyl-8-ribityllumazine synthase, translated to MPEFVGTPNASGRRFVVVASRFNESVTRPLAEGAVDAFTRHGAAFDDVDVVWVPGAWELPAAVRKVLASDRYAAVVAVGAVVRGETPHFDYVAGEAARGLADASAEFDVPVALGLLTTDTMEQAEARAGGAHGNKGWDAAMAAMEMADLFDLLDSAADAESDLEGGDGEDDDAER
- the nusB gene encoding transcription antitermination factor NusB, with amino-acid sequence MPKGERLESRARARALQALYAWDVRGAEGLELVATRVWDDLAVGPEERRLAGFIVREMIQHGEEIDRELGDVTTNWRLERLGAIERTVLRLAAAELRRGETPPKVVIQEAVRLAERYGSEQSARFVNGVVDALARRLGRL
- a CDS encoding glycosyltransferase family 4 protein, with the translated sequence MKILLVNWQDRENPQAGGAEIHLHEIFGRLARGGHDVTLLCGGWPGCAPRAEIDGIDVHRVGTRHTFPFLARGYWRRAFARAPFDVLVEDINKVPLLTPRWGARRVVALVPHLFGGTVFQEAPLPLAAAVWLAERPLPLVYRNTAFHAISESTADDLVRRGIRRELIRVIYPGIDAGHYTPDPAVRSPAPLFAYLGRLKKYKGVDLVIRAFAQVRHPDARLAIAGTGDFRAELERLAASLALSDRVQFLGFISEAEKVDLLRRAWSLAFASPKEGWGITNLEAAACGTPVVASDSPGLRESVRDGETGFLVPHGDVAAMGARLQRLADSPDLVRALGASGRRFAETFTWERAAAETAAHLAAVAGD
- a CDS encoding HPF/RaiA family ribosome-associated protein, giving the protein MHIVFHAHHADVTEALQQRAEQAVRKLATRLRGTTDASIRFVTERSVHKVEIMLRVARRKPLVAEGVAPKYEGALAAALERLNAHVAHVRAERARKRQVGAAPAAPAIASEASEPEDEFTDVLLDRAASARRAAAS
- the hprK gene encoding HPr(Ser) kinase/phosphatase, giving the protein MNARLTVGQLLERMRDTLLLEPIGAAIGFDRPVTSHEASSPGLVLSGYFNRFPHERIQVFGETEITYLRTLDPHLRRRTLKAYFGYDIPCAFVTKSLDPPEPFLEFAAEAGIPVIRSRLKTAEFYRLIKPFLAEAFAPTVTLHGSLSDVFGVGLFFTGQSGIGKSECVLDLVERGHRLVADDLVIVNRRGNDVLIGRGHELQRHYMEIRGIGLIDIPAIFGIRAVRQQKRLEVVVHLEEWNQDALVERTGLEGETHTILGVELPKIRVPLNPGKNITVIAEVIAMNHLLRYSGHNPAEAFNRRLIDRMRQASANGGLLAPEGPSPSGAAGAAPADVRRYLQEDDE